From a single Andrena cerasifolii isolate SP2316 chromosome 8, iyAndCera1_principal, whole genome shotgun sequence genomic region:
- the LOC143372268 gene encoding uncharacterized protein LOC143372268: MGLYIDFVKQVWGSSNDGNTARRFFTNAEVSAKITEVDVMLIKKLHIILQVISSPCRIDLGKFQQYTQETATYFVSHYGWYYMPASVHKLLVHGAEIIKHALLPIGQLSEEAQETKHKDFKKFRTNNTRKCSR, from the exons ATGGGCCTATATATTGATTTCGTCAAGCAAGTATGGGGGTCATCCAACGATGGCAATACAGCACGACGTTTCTTTACAAATGCAGAAGTGTCTGCCAAAATCACTGAAGTTGATGTGATGTTAATTAAAAAGTTGCACATTATATTACAG GTAATTTCTTCCCCGTGCAGAATAGATTTAGGAAAGTTCCAGCAATACACGCAAGAAACCGCAACATATTTTGTTAGTCACTACGGCTGGTATTACATGCCAGCGTCTGTACATAAATTATTGGTACACGGTgcagaaataattaaacatGCATTACTTCCAATCGGGCAGCTCTCTGAGGAAGCTCAAGAGACAAAACAcaaggattttaaaaaatttagaactaATAACACGAGGAAATGTTCAAGATAA